CGCCGGATGACCGCGCTCGGATCCGACGAGATCCTCACGGCGATCACGATCCCGAACACCTGGGCGAGCAAGCCCGCCTATTACGAGAAAGTCCAGGACCGGAAGTCCTGGGACTTCGCCCTCGCAAACGTGGCCTCGGTCCTCGACGTGCAGGGAGGAGTGATCCAGGATGCCAGGATCGTGGTCGGCGGTGTCGCCGCACGGCCTCTTCGCATGGAACGGGTGGAGAGCGCCATTCGTGGACGGGCGATCAACGAAGCGACGCTCGAGGAGGCGGGACGGCTCGCGGTTCAGGGTGCGCGTCCTCTCCAGTACAATGCGTACAAGATCGCCCTCACGCGGAATCTCGTGAAGCGGGCGATTCGGGAGGCCAGCGCCTAGTATGGAATGGGTTCGGGTCGCGCTAAACCCATGGGGTGAAGAGGTCGTTCTCGGGCTCGCATGGAACGTGGCCTGGTTGGTTGCGGTGGTAACCGCGGTCGGCCTCGTGGGGCACGCCCTCCTCGCGAACAAAAGAGAAGATCGCGTCACCAAGGCCCCCGTTGACCCGGCGGTCGCCGCGGCCGTCCCCGCACATGTCACACGGCACAACAAGAGCGCCCGGATTTCCCACTGGTTGCTCGCCGCCTCGACCCTGACGCTGCTCGTGACGGCCTTCGTCCCGATGCTGGGTCTCCAGTTTCCCTGGCTGACGATCCATTGGGTCGCGGGACTGGTGCTCGGAGTGTACATCGTCTACCACATCCTGGACACCACGGTTCGTCTCAGCTGGGGCAAGATGTGGATCGGCTTCCGCGACATCGGGGAGTCGTTCAGCCGGGTCCGGGATTTCTTCGCCCGTGCCGACAACGCGGAGACGCATCCCGGCAAATGGGCGCTCGAGAACAAGCTCTTTCACCACGTCACCGCGCTCGCCGGGTTCGCCGTCGTCATCACCGGCGTTCTGATGATGGCCCGGCTTGATACCTGGTTCTGGTCGGCGAACCCGTACGTCCTGGAGATCAGCGACGCGGATTGGGGAACCGTCTTCCTGATCCATGGGGTG
The sequence above is drawn from the Gemmatimonadota bacterium genome and encodes:
- a CDS encoding cytochrome b/b6 domain-containing protein, with the protein product MEWVRVALNPWGEEVVLGLAWNVAWLVAVVTAVGLVGHALLANKREDRVTKAPVDPAVAAAVPAHVTRHNKSARISHWLLAASTLTLLVTAFVPMLGLQFPWLTIHWVAGLVLGVYIVYHILDTTVRLSWGKMWIGFRDIGESFSRVRDFFARADNAETHPGKWALENKLFHHVTALAGFAVVITGVLMMARLDTWFWSANPYVLEISDADWGTVFLIHGVAAVAFVGLIMLHLYLAFRPENLWITRSMIKGWITRDEYLEHHHPDRWKLSKNGDRQQPRREEAVTAGSSTSSSASRD